Proteins co-encoded in one Triticum urartu cultivar G1812 unplaced genomic scaffold, Tu2.1 TuUngrouped_contig_3883, whole genome shotgun sequence genomic window:
- the LOC125527437 gene encoding SKP1-like protein 1 isoform X3: MAAAEGEKKITLKSLEGEEFEVDEAVAMESQTIRHMIEDECADNAIPLPNVNSKTLSMVIEYCNKHVQASPKPADSGAAADASSSASAAAAAPAPTEDMKSWDAEFIKVDQAILFDLILAANYLDIKGLLDLTCQTVADMIKGKTPEEIRKTFNIKNDFTPEEEAEIRRENQWAFE; this comes from the coding sequence ATGGCGGCCGCGGAGGGAGAGAAGAAGATCACGCTCAAGAGCTTGGAGGGAGAGGAGTTCGAGGTCGACGAGGCGGTCGCCATGGAGTCCCAGACCATCCGCCACATGATCGAGGACGAGTGCGCCGACAACGCCATCCCGCTCCCCAACGTCAACTCGAAGACCCTCTCCATGGTCATTGAGTACTGCAATAAGCATGTCCAAGCCAGCCCCAAGCCGGCCGACTCCGGCGCAGCCGCAGACGCCAGCTCCTCCGCTTCTGCGGCAGCCGCGGCGCCAGCCCCCACCGAGGACATGAAGAGCTGGGACGCTGAGTTCATCAAGGTCGACCAGGCCATCCTCTTCGACCTCATCCTGGCTGCAAATTACCTTGACATCAAGGGATTGCTGGACCTTACTTGCCAGACTGTTGCCGACATGATCAAGGGCAAGACTCCCGAGGAGATCCgcaagaccttcaacatcaagaATGACTTTacaccggaggaggaggcagagatCCGCAGGGAGAACCAGTGGGCTTTTGAGTAG
- the LOC125527437 gene encoding SKP1-like protein 1 isoform X1, with product MAEQKKITLKSLEGEEFEVDEAVAMESQTIRHMIEDECADNAIPLPNVNSKTLSMVIEYCNKHVQASPKPADSGAAADASSSASAAAAAPAPTEDMKSWDAEFIKVDQAILFDLILAANYLDIKGLLDLTCQTVADMIKGKTPEEIRKTFNIKNDFTPEEEAEIRRENQWAFE from the exons ATGGCCGAGCAG AAGAAGATCACGCTCAAGAGCTTGGAGGGAGAGGAGTTCGAGGTCGACGAGGCGGTCGCCATGGAGTCCCAGACCATCCGCCACATGATCGAGGACGAGTGCGCCGACAACGCCATCCCGCTCCCCAACGTCAACTCGAAGACCCTCTCCATGGTCATTGAGTACTGCAATAAGCATGTCCAAGCCAGCCCCAAGCCGGCCGACTCCGGCGCAGCCGCAGACGCCAGCTCCTCCGCTTCTGCGGCAGCCGCGGCGCCAGCCCCCACCGAGGACATGAAGAGCTGGGACGCTGAGTTCATCAAGGTCGACCAGGCCATCCTCTTCGACCTCATCCTGGCTGCAAATTACCTTGACATCAAGGGATTGCTGGACCTTACTTGCCAGACTGTTGCCGACATGATCAAGGGCAAGACTCCCGAGGAGATCCgcaagaccttcaacatcaagaATGACTTTacaccggaggaggaggcagagatCCGCAGGGAGAACCAGTGGGCTTTTGAGTAG
- the LOC125527437 gene encoding SKP1-like protein 1 isoform X2, translating into MNTARKITLKSLEGEEFEVDEAVAMESQTIRHMIEDECADNAIPLPNVNSKTLSMVIEYCNKHVQASPKPADSGAAADASSSASAAAAAPAPTEDMKSWDAEFIKVDQAILFDLILAANYLDIKGLLDLTCQTVADMIKGKTPEEIRKTFNIKNDFTPEEEAEIRRENQWAFE; encoded by the exons ATGAATACGGCCCGA AAGATCACGCTCAAGAGCTTGGAGGGAGAGGAGTTCGAGGTCGACGAGGCGGTCGCCATGGAGTCCCAGACCATCCGCCACATGATCGAGGACGAGTGCGCCGACAACGCCATCCCGCTCCCCAACGTCAACTCGAAGACCCTCTCCATGGTCATTGAGTACTGCAATAAGCATGTCCAAGCCAGCCCCAAGCCGGCCGACTCCGGCGCAGCCGCAGACGCCAGCTCCTCCGCTTCTGCGGCAGCCGCGGCGCCAGCCCCCACCGAGGACATGAAGAGCTGGGACGCTGAGTTCATCAAGGTCGACCAGGCCATCCTCTTCGACCTCATCCTGGCTGCAAATTACCTTGACATCAAGGGATTGCTGGACCTTACTTGCCAGACTGTTGCCGACATGATCAAGGGCAAGACTCCCGAGGAGATCCgcaagaccttcaacatcaagaATGACTTTacaccggaggaggaggcagagatCCGCAGGGAGAACCAGTGGGCTTTTGAGTAG